The following coding sequences are from one Ovis canadensis isolate MfBH-ARS-UI-01 breed Bighorn chromosome 7, ARS-UI_OviCan_v2, whole genome shotgun sequence window:
- the LOC138443810 gene encoding small ribosomal subunit protein uS8-like has product MVRMNVLADALKSINNAEKRGKRQVLIRPCPKVIVRFLTVMMKHGYIGEFEIIDDHRAGKIVVNLTGRLNKCGVISPRFDVQLKDLEKWQNNLPASRQFGFIVLTTSAGIVDHEEARRKHTGGKILGFFF; this is encoded by the coding sequence ATGGTGCGCATGAATGTCCTGGCTGATGCTCTCAAGAGTATCAATAATGCCGAGAAGAGAGGCAAACGCCAGGTCCTTATTAGGCCGTGCCCCAAAGTCATCGTCAGGTTTCTAACAGTGATGATGAAGCATGGTTACATTGGCGAATTTGAAATCATTGATGATCACAGGGCTGGGAAAATTGTTGTGAACCTCACAGGCAGGCTAAATAAGTGTGGAGTGATCAGCCCCAGATTTGATGTACAACTcaaagatctagaaaaatggcagaatAACCTGCCCGCATCCCGTCAGTTTGGTTTCATTGTACTGACAACCTCAGCTGGCATCGtggaccatgaagaagcaagACGAAAACATACAGGAGGGAAAATCCTTGGATTCTTTTTCTAG